From the Psychrobacillus sp. FSL K6-4046 genome, one window contains:
- the sufB gene encoding Fe-S cluster assembly protein SufB yields MAKKMPEIGDYKYGFHDKDVSIFRSKRGLTKEIVEEISRMKNEPQWMLDYRLKALEIFYSKAMPQWGGDLEPLNFDEITYYVKPSEQTEKSWDEVPEEIKATFDKLGIPEAEQKYLAGVSAQYESEVVYHNMKQELEDLGIVFKDTDSALRENEDLFKKHFGTVIPSSDNKFSALNSAVWSGGSFIYVPPGVKVDTPLQAYFRINSENMGQFERTLIIVDEGASVHYVEGCTAPVYTTNSLHSAVVEIIIKKDAYCRYTTIQNWANNVYNLVTKRAVCDANATMEWIDGNIGSKLTMKYPAVILKGEGARGMTLSIAIAGKGQHQDAGAKMMHLAPNTSSTIVSKSISKQGGKVTYRGIVHFGRKATGARANIECDTLIMDNQSTSDTIPYNEILNDNISLEHEAKVSKVSEEQLFYLMSRGLSEEEATEMIVMGFIEPFTKELPMEYAVEMNRLIKFEMEGSIG; encoded by the coding sequence ATGGCAAAAAAAATGCCTGAAATTGGTGATTACAAATATGGCTTCCACGATAAAGACGTATCCATTTTCCGTTCAAAACGTGGTTTAACGAAAGAAATCGTTGAAGAAATTTCCCGTATGAAGAATGAACCACAATGGATGTTAGACTATCGATTAAAAGCATTAGAAATTTTCTACTCTAAAGCAATGCCACAATGGGGCGGAGATCTAGAGCCATTAAATTTCGATGAAATCACATATTATGTAAAACCATCTGAACAAACTGAAAAATCTTGGGATGAAGTACCAGAGGAAATCAAAGCAACTTTTGATAAATTAGGTATCCCTGAAGCAGAACAAAAATACCTTGCTGGTGTTTCTGCACAGTATGAATCTGAGGTTGTTTACCATAACATGAAGCAAGAACTTGAAGACTTGGGAATCGTATTTAAAGATACTGACTCTGCCCTACGTGAAAACGAAGATCTTTTCAAAAAACACTTTGGTACAGTAATCCCGTCTTCTGACAACAAATTTTCTGCACTTAACTCTGCAGTATGGTCAGGCGGATCATTTATCTATGTACCACCAGGCGTAAAAGTGGATACTCCACTTCAAGCATACTTCCGTATTAACTCAGAAAATATGGGTCAATTCGAACGTACACTGATCATTGTTGATGAAGGTGCTTCTGTACATTATGTTGAAGGATGTACAGCTCCTGTTTACACAACGAACTCACTTCACAGTGCAGTAGTTGAAATTATTATCAAAAAAGATGCTTATTGCCGTTACACTACTATCCAAAACTGGGCAAACAACGTATATAACTTAGTTACAAAACGTGCTGTTTGTGATGCTAACGCAACGATGGAATGGATTGATGGTAACATTGGTTCTAAGCTTACAATGAAATATCCAGCAGTTATCCTTAAAGGTGAAGGCGCACGTGGAATGACACTTTCTATCGCTATCGCTGGTAAAGGACAACACCAAGATGCTGGTGCTAAAATGATGCATTTAGCTCCAAATACTTCTTCTACTATTGTTTCGAAATCTATTTCTAAACAAGGTGGTAAAGTAACATACCGCGGTATCGTTCACTTTGGACGTAAAGCAACAGGAGCACGTGCTAACATTGAGTGTGATACGTTAATCATGGATAATCAGTCTACTTCTGATACAATTCCATACAACGAAATCTTGAACGATAATATTTCTCTAGAGCATGAAGCGAAAGTTTCTAAAGTGTCAGAGGAACAATTATTCTACTTGATGAGTCGTGGTCTAAGTGAAGAAGAAGCAACTGAAATGATCGTAATGGGCTTCATCGAACCATTCACAAAAGAACTTCCAATGGAATATGCGGTAGAAATGAACCGTCTAATCAAGTTCGAAATGGAAGGTTCTATCGGTTAA
- a CDS encoding bifunctional UDP-sugar hydrolase/5'-nucleotidase, translated as MRKLRETIHIYHTNDLHSHLENWPSIHHFLSERRKKHASDSSLILDIGDHVDRSNIYTEGTLGKGNVKLLNDAQYDYATIGNNEGITLSHEELDSLYEQAKFEVIVSNFTDLEGNIPRWVKPYKIHQTASGIRIGIIAATADYRVYYEKLGWRLQDPLPRLQAVAEQISPHVDVLICMSHLGKSKDEELCELIPSLDLILGAHTHHLFEEGKMVGNTLQAATGKFGMYVGYVSLEYDHSMKRVVSKQAVVYPTDALPVPQNAGHTMGNWERIGKEKLSYPVFTNNSLLKKEWFNGSELANFFGKALLAYTNADCAMFPAGIFLKDLPEGPVTAWDLHQCLPHPINPCIVTLSGAELLEVMELSKNEKWPNLEVKGLGFRGKYLGAILFEQVEQDMHGQLLIKGEPLTLHHTYRLATLDMFTFGFFFPSFKTAKKQYIMPETIRDVIKWYGIKEEHKCRA; from the coding sequence GTGAGAAAGCTGAGAGAGACCATTCATATTTATCATACAAATGATTTACATAGTCATTTAGAAAATTGGCCGTCTATCCATCACTTTCTCTCTGAAAGACGTAAAAAGCATGCAAGCGATTCCTCTCTAATATTAGATATCGGTGATCATGTGGATCGCTCGAATATATACACAGAGGGAACACTTGGGAAGGGGAACGTGAAGCTCTTAAATGATGCCCAATATGATTATGCCACGATTGGAAACAATGAAGGAATCACATTGAGTCACGAAGAATTGGATTCGTTATATGAACAGGCTAAATTCGAGGTCATAGTTTCCAATTTTACGGATTTGGAAGGGAATATTCCTAGGTGGGTGAAGCCTTATAAAATTCATCAGACGGCCTCTGGAATTCGAATTGGGATTATAGCTGCTACTGCGGATTATCGTGTTTATTATGAAAAGCTTGGGTGGAGATTGCAGGATCCTCTTCCTAGATTGCAGGCAGTTGCTGAGCAGATTTCTCCTCATGTCGATGTCCTTATTTGTATGTCTCATTTAGGAAAGTCTAAGGATGAAGAGCTATGTGAGCTGATACCGTCTCTGGACTTAATTTTAGGAGCACACACGCATCATTTGTTCGAGGAAGGGAAAATGGTTGGGAATACATTGCAGGCCGCTACAGGGAAATTTGGGATGTATGTGGGCTATGTGAGTCTTGAATATGACCATTCCATGAAAAGAGTTGTTTCTAAACAGGCTGTTGTCTATCCTACAGACGCGTTGCCAGTCCCTCAAAATGCAGGACACACGATGGGAAATTGGGAGCGAATCGGTAAAGAAAAGCTATCTTATCCTGTTTTTACAAACAATTCCTTGTTAAAAAAAGAGTGGTTCAATGGGTCTGAGTTAGCGAATTTCTTTGGAAAGGCATTGCTAGCATACACGAATGCAGATTGTGCCATGTTCCCTGCAGGAATTTTCTTAAAGGATTTACCGGAGGGACCTGTCACTGCTTGGGATCTACATCAATGCCTGCCTCACCCCATTAATCCATGTATCGTTACATTAAGTGGAGCTGAGCTGCTAGAGGTGATGGAGCTTTCGAAAAACGAAAAATGGCCAAATTTAGAAGTGAAGGGTCTCGGATTTCGTGGTAAGTATTTAGGGGCTATTTTATTTGAACAGGTTGAACAAGATATGCATGGGCAGCTTTTGATTAAAGGTGAGCCATTAACGTTACATCATACGTACCGGCTGGCGACGCTAGACATGTTTACTTTTGGATTTTTCTTTCCTTCTTTTAAGACCGCGAAGAAACAATATATTATGCCAGAAACTATTCGGGACGTTATAAAATGGTATGGAATAAAGGAAGAGCATAAATGTAGGGCATAA
- a CDS encoding cysteine desulfurase codes for MLNTKEIRSYFPILNQEVNGHPLVYLDSGATSQKPIQVIEAIKKYYEFDNSNVHRGVHTLGNRATESYEGAREKVRGFINAKSSKEVIFTRGTTTAINTVAQSYGLANVKEGDEIVITYMEHHSNIIPWQQLAKITGATLKYIDLEEDGTLSLEKVRETITDKTKIVSVVYVSNVLGTMNPIKEITQIAHDHGAVMVVDGAQAAPHLKLDVQALDCDFLAFSGHKMCGPTGIGVLYGKEALLDAMEPIEFGGEMIDFVGLQESTWKELPWKFEGGTPIIAGAIGLAAAIDFLEEIGLSEIEKHEHELAAYAMEKMSTIEGLTIYGPQDPLKRAGIVTFNLDEVHPHDVATVLDMNGIAIRAGHHCAQPLMKWLKATATARASFYIYNSEADVDLLVAGLRTAKEYFGDVF; via the coding sequence ATGCTCAATACAAAAGAGATTCGAAGCTATTTTCCAATTTTAAATCAAGAAGTTAATGGTCATCCACTGGTCTATTTAGATAGCGGTGCTACTTCTCAAAAGCCGATTCAAGTGATTGAAGCTATTAAGAAGTATTACGAATTTGATAATTCCAACGTTCACCGTGGTGTGCATACACTTGGTAACCGTGCAACGGAAAGCTATGAAGGCGCACGTGAGAAGGTTCGTGGATTTATAAATGCTAAATCGTCGAAGGAAGTTATCTTTACTCGTGGGACTACTACTGCAATTAATACAGTGGCACAAAGCTATGGTCTTGCAAACGTAAAAGAAGGCGACGAAATTGTAATCACGTATATGGAGCATCACTCTAACATTATTCCTTGGCAGCAATTGGCGAAGATAACGGGAGCGACGCTTAAATATATCGACTTAGAAGAAGACGGTACATTATCTTTGGAAAAAGTTCGTGAAACAATTACAGATAAGACTAAGATTGTATCTGTCGTATACGTTTCTAATGTATTAGGCACGATGAATCCTATTAAAGAAATTACTCAAATCGCACATGACCATGGAGCTGTTATGGTAGTGGACGGGGCACAGGCTGCTCCTCACTTGAAGCTCGATGTACAAGCGTTAGATTGTGATTTTCTAGCCTTTTCTGGGCACAAAATGTGTGGTCCAACCGGTATCGGTGTTCTTTACGGGAAAGAGGCTTTACTTGATGCAATGGAGCCAATTGAATTTGGTGGAGAAATGATTGACTTTGTAGGCTTACAAGAGTCTACATGGAAAGAGCTACCTTGGAAGTTTGAAGGTGGAACACCAATCATTGCTGGAGCAATCGGTTTAGCTGCTGCTATAGATTTTCTGGAAGAAATCGGCTTGTCCGAAATCGAAAAGCATGAGCATGAGCTTGCTGCCTATGCCATGGAAAAAATGTCTACAATTGAAGGCTTAACAATCTACGGACCTCAAGATCCATTGAAGCGAGCTGGAATCGTTACCTTTAATTTAGATGAAGTACATCCTCACGATGTTGCAACAGTCCTTGATATGAATGGTATTGCTATTCGTGCAGGACATCACTGTGCGCAGCCACTTATGAAGTGGTTAAAAGCTACTGCAACTGCTAGAGCAAGCTTCTACATTTATAATTCTGAAGCGGATGTAGATCTTCTCGTTGCCGGCTTACGCACTGCTAAGGAGTATTTTGGAGATGTCTTCTAA
- a CDS encoding DUF72 domain-containing protein, which produces MIKIGLTGWGDHPDLYVSSPREKLQDYSAHFPIVELDASFYAIQPQRNIEKWIRETPDNFQFIVKAYQGMTGHLRGENPFKSPEEMFESYRQMLGPLKDAGKLAMVLVQFPPWFECEKDNMQYMRRIREELKDFEVVIEFRHQSWYLPEYKDSTLQFLKDNHFHHSVCDEPQNGEGSIPVVPVATSDKVLVRLHGRNFYGWKNPGNNEKWREVRYLYDYNEQELAYIQSVCEVLSKQASEVLVVFNNNSGGHAAKNAKAFQQMLNIEFDGLAPKQLNLFEGDF; this is translated from the coding sequence ATGATAAAAATTGGGTTAACTGGTTGGGGGGATCATCCAGATCTTTATGTTTCTTCGCCTAGGGAGAAGCTGCAGGATTATAGTGCACATTTTCCGATTGTCGAGTTGGATGCATCGTTTTATGCCATTCAGCCGCAGCGAAATATAGAAAAGTGGATTCGGGAGACGCCTGATAATTTTCAGTTTATCGTGAAAGCCTATCAAGGGATGACAGGGCATTTGAGAGGGGAGAATCCTTTTAAATCTCCAGAGGAAATGTTTGAAAGCTATCGTCAGATGCTTGGGCCGCTTAAGGATGCGGGGAAGCTTGCGATGGTGCTTGTTCAGTTTCCACCTTGGTTTGAGTGTGAGAAGGATAATATGCAGTATATGAGAAGAATTCGAGAGGAGCTAAAGGATTTTGAGGTGGTCATTGAGTTTCGCCACCAGTCCTGGTATCTTCCGGAGTATAAGGATTCGACTCTTCAATTTTTAAAGGATAATCATTTTCATCATAGTGTCTGCGATGAGCCACAAAATGGTGAAGGCAGCATTCCTGTAGTGCCGGTTGCTACTTCTGATAAAGTGTTGGTCCGTCTACATGGGAGAAACTTTTATGGGTGGAAGAATCCAGGGAACAACGAAAAGTGGAGAGAAGTCCGCTATTTATATGATTATAATGAGCAGGAGCTTGCTTATATTCAGTCAGTTTGTGAGGTTTTATCTAAGCAGGCTTCCGAGGTGCTTGTTGTATTCAATAATAACTCTGGTGGTCATGCTGCTAAAAATGCTAAAGCCTTTCAGCAAATGCTTAATATAGAATTTGATGGACTTGCGCCTAAGCAATTAAATCTTTTCGAAGGGGATTTTTAA
- the sufC gene encoding Fe-S cluster assembly ATPase SufC, whose translation MSTLVIKDLHVAIDGKEILKGVNLSLNTNEIHAIMGPNGTGKSTLASAIMGHPKYEVTSGSVELDGEDVLEMEVDERAQAGLFLAMQYPSEITGVTNADFLRSAINSRREEGDEISLMKFIRELDSKMEFLEMDLDMAQRYLNEGFSGGEKKRNEILQLMMLKPKFAILDEIDSGLDIDALKVVSKGINEMRGEGFGSLIITHYQRLLNYITPDHVHVMMQGRVVKSGGPELAQKLEAQGYDWIKEELGIEDETVGQEA comes from the coding sequence ATGTCGACTTTAGTTATTAAGGATTTACACGTCGCTATCGACGGTAAAGAGATCTTAAAAGGTGTTAATTTATCCCTTAACACAAATGAAATTCACGCTATCATGGGTCCAAACGGTACTGGTAAGTCTACTTTGGCTTCAGCTATCATGGGTCATCCTAAATATGAAGTTACTTCTGGTTCAGTTGAATTAGATGGTGAAGATGTATTAGAAATGGAAGTGGACGAGCGTGCTCAAGCTGGTTTGTTCCTTGCAATGCAATATCCAAGTGAAATCACTGGAGTAACTAATGCAGACTTCTTGCGTTCCGCTATCAATTCTCGTCGTGAAGAAGGCGATGAAATTTCTCTTATGAAATTCATCCGCGAATTAGACAGCAAGATGGAATTCCTAGAAATGGATCTTGATATGGCACAACGTTATTTAAATGAAGGATTCTCAGGTGGAGAGAAAAAACGTAACGAGATTCTTCAATTAATGATGCTTAAGCCTAAATTCGCTATTTTAGATGAAATTGACTCTGGTCTAGATATCGATGCACTTAAAGTTGTATCTAAAGGAATCAATGAAATGCGTGGAGAAGGCTTTGGTAGCTTAATCATCACTCACTACCAACGTTTACTTAACTACATCACTCCAGACCATGTACACGTAATGATGCAAGGTCGCGTTGTTAAATCTGGCGGTCCTGAGCTAGCTCAAAAATTAGAAGCTCAAGGTTATGACTGGATTAAAGAAGAATTAGGAATTGAAGACGAGACAGTTGGACAAGAAGCATAA
- the sufD gene encoding Fe-S cluster assembly protein SufD yields the protein MTVETKLALTEQDIRSFSEGHQEPSWMTELRLSALGQVETLPMPTPDKTKITNWNFTEFPAHTVESTTFSSLDELPEEVKALVHADEQKNIYIQHNNTPAYLSVTDNLKAQGVIITDIYTAAREHGELVQKYFMTDGVKVNEHKLTALHAALLNGGVFVYVPKNVVIEEPVQVIYLHDNETASLFNHTLLVADENSSVTYVENYLSTVEHSNGLANIVSEVIVKDNAKVTFGTVDVLAEGFTTYVNRRGVTSRDAVIEWALGMMNDSDTISENVTHLVGDNSEGHVKMVVVGRGTQKQNFTTKVIHWGKHTEGQILKHGVMKDAASSIFNGVGKIEFGATKANAEQESRVLMLSEKARGDANPILLIDEDDVTAGHAASVGRVDPLQLYYLMSRGISKQNAERLVIHGFLAPVVNELPIEGVKKQLTEVIERKVR from the coding sequence ATGACGGTTGAAACGAAATTGGCATTAACCGAACAGGATATTCGCTCCTTTTCAGAAGGTCACCAAGAACCAAGCTGGATGACGGAACTTCGTCTTTCTGCTTTAGGTCAAGTGGAAACACTTCCAATGCCAACACCAGACAAAACTAAAATTACTAATTGGAATTTCACTGAATTTCCTGCTCATACTGTAGAAAGCACTACATTCTCTTCATTGGATGAACTTCCTGAAGAAGTGAAGGCGCTTGTTCATGCAGATGAGCAAAAAAATATTTATATTCAACACAACAATACACCTGCTTACTTATCAGTAACAGATAATTTAAAAGCACAAGGTGTGATCATTACTGATATTTATACTGCTGCACGCGAACACGGCGAGCTAGTACAAAAATATTTCATGACAGATGGCGTTAAAGTTAATGAACATAAATTAACTGCACTTCATGCTGCATTATTAAACGGTGGAGTATTTGTATACGTACCGAAAAATGTTGTAATTGAAGAACCTGTTCAAGTTATTTATCTACACGACAACGAAACTGCTTCTTTATTCAACCACACATTGCTTGTGGCGGATGAAAACAGTTCAGTGACTTATGTAGAAAACTATTTGTCTACAGTAGAACATTCAAACGGTTTAGCTAACATTGTTTCTGAAGTAATTGTGAAGGATAATGCAAAAGTTACTTTCGGTACAGTAGACGTTCTTGCAGAAGGATTTACTACTTATGTTAACCGTCGTGGAGTAACTAGCCGTGATGCTGTAATTGAATGGGCTCTTGGAATGATGAACGATAGTGATACTATTTCTGAAAATGTTACTCATTTAGTTGGGGACAATTCAGAAGGTCATGTAAAAATGGTTGTTGTAGGTCGTGGAACTCAAAAACAAAACTTTACAACAAAAGTTATTCACTGGGGTAAACATACGGAAGGACAAATCCTTAAACATGGTGTTATGAAGGATGCTGCATCTTCTATTTTCAACGGTGTTGGTAAAATTGAATTTGGTGCTACAAAAGCTAACGCTGAACAAGAATCTCGTGTTCTTATGTTAAGCGAAAAAGCTCGCGGAGATGCTAACCCGATTTTATTAATCGACGAGGACGATGTAACTGCAGGTCATGCTGCATCGGTTGGTCGCGTTGACCCACTTCAGCTGTACTACTTGATGAGTCGTGGTATTTCTAAACAAAATGCAGAGCGTCTAGTAATTCATGGATTCCTTGCACCAGTAGTTAATGAACTACCAATCGAAGGCGTGAAGAAACAGCTGACGGAGGTAATTGAAAGGAAAGTTCGCTAA
- a CDS encoding manganese catalase family protein, with translation MYYYKEELINPIMPDRPDPEAAKVLQEILGGHYGEMRTMMQYFFQSSNFRGKDTQFRDLLRGVFLEEIAHVELVQNTINQLLNDSGQSAVPGNAGVDGAPLNDAVKDANPHHFIIGAQASLPVDAAGNPWNGSWVYSHGNLIADLLNNLVLESTGVLQKTRIYEMSSNKTFRETLAFLIVRDNAHQNAFAKALETLGVDWGKLFPVPNYDINKYPECRKYVEMGYHNAQFNFRLDPTRIAEIFQGQSPSRNDGTLSVVDPPKGFPVPVMPDMPNEHSPGIQDMNN, from the coding sequence ATGTATTACTACAAAGAGGAACTAATAAATCCTATCATGCCAGACCGTCCGGATCCGGAAGCAGCTAAAGTTTTACAAGAAATACTAGGCGGCCATTATGGAGAAATGAGAACGATGATGCAGTACTTCTTTCAAAGCTCGAATTTCCGAGGTAAAGATACTCAATTTAGAGACTTGCTTCGTGGTGTTTTCTTGGAAGAAATTGCACATGTAGAGCTTGTACAGAATACAATAAATCAATTACTCAATGACTCAGGGCAATCTGCTGTTCCTGGTAATGCTGGGGTAGATGGAGCACCATTAAACGATGCTGTAAAAGATGCTAACCCGCACCATTTCATTATTGGAGCACAGGCATCCTTACCTGTTGATGCTGCAGGTAACCCTTGGAATGGATCCTGGGTATACTCGCACGGAAATCTAATCGCTGATTTACTCAATAACCTTGTCCTAGAGTCAACAGGCGTGCTTCAAAAAACACGTATTTATGAAATGAGCTCTAACAAAACCTTCAGAGAGACCCTAGCTTTTCTTATTGTTCGAGATAATGCTCACCAAAATGCATTTGCTAAAGCATTGGAAACATTAGGCGTGGATTGGGGCAAGCTATTCCCTGTTCCGAACTACGATATAAATAAATATCCGGAATGTAGAAAATATGTAGAGATGGGATATCATAATGCCCAATTCAATTTTAGATTAGACCCTACACGCATAGCTGAAATATTCCAAGGTCAGAGCCCAAGTCGAAATGACGGAACACTTTCCGTAGTTGACCCACCAAAAGGATTCCCAGTTCCAGTGATGCCTGATATGCCAAACGAACATAGTCCTGGCATTCAAGATATGAATAACTAA
- a CDS encoding sulfite exporter TauE/SafE family protein, protein MEWFLLVLSGLFSGTIGALVGLGGGVILVPAVLFLGTTLDLIPNITPQSVVGLSVVMMIFIGLSSTLSYMKSKTVDFKSGFIFFIGSIPGTILGAWVNKGLDLPSFNLYFGILLVILSVLLLVRKYLKPVQWFVKHGKKRTFEDGENTYVYGYPVWFALALTFFIGFASGLFGIGGGSMIVPAMILLFLFPPHVAVGTSMFMVFLTSIVNSATHISLGNVPWLYTIPVIPAAYIGAKIGAKLNKKLNSETLVTALRIVLLLLGIRSIIDGLF, encoded by the coding sequence ATGGAATGGTTTTTATTAGTACTGAGCGGGCTTTTTTCAGGGACGATCGGTGCACTAGTGGGATTAGGAGGCGGGGTTATTTTAGTACCAGCCGTGCTATTCCTTGGTACGACGCTGGATTTGATTCCAAATATTACGCCTCAGAGTGTTGTAGGTTTATCTGTTGTTATGATGATTTTTATTGGTCTGTCTTCTACGCTTTCTTATATGAAGTCTAAGACGGTGGATTTTAAAAGTGGATTTATATTTTTTATAGGAAGTATCCCGGGAACCATTTTAGGTGCTTGGGTAAACAAAGGATTAGATCTCCCTTCGTTTAACCTATACTTTGGTATATTGCTTGTCATTTTATCCGTTCTTTTACTAGTTCGTAAATATTTGAAGCCCGTTCAATGGTTTGTCAAGCATGGCAAGAAGCGTACCTTTGAGGATGGGGAAAATACATATGTATATGGATATCCAGTCTGGTTTGCACTAGCTTTAACCTTTTTTATAGGTTTTGCTTCCGGGTTGTTTGGAATTGGTGGAGGCTCGATGATTGTGCCGGCCATGATTCTGTTGTTTCTGTTTCCACCTCATGTGGCAGTGGGAACTTCTATGTTCATGGTATTTCTAACGTCGATCGTCAATTCTGCAACCCATATTTCTTTAGGAAACGTACCATGGCTATATACGATACCTGTCATCCCTGCTGCCTATATTGGCGCTAAGATAGGTGCTAAGCTCAATAAAAAGCTAAACTCGGAAACGCTTGTGACAGCACTTAGAATAGTACTGCTATTGCTAGGAATAAGATCTATTATAGATGGGCTATTTTAA
- the sufU gene encoding Fe-S cluster assembly sulfur transfer protein SufU, which yields MSSNLDQLYRQVIMDHYKNPRNKGSIEDGALTIDMNNPTCGDRIHLTIQVEDGVVQNAKFDGEGCSISMSSASMMTQAIKGKNIDEALKLSQIFSDMMLGKEYDDSIDLGDIEALNGVSKFPARIKCATLAWKAMEKGVSEEKK from the coding sequence ATGTCTTCTAATTTAGATCAATTATATCGACAAGTAATTATGGATCATTACAAAAATCCTCGCAATAAAGGTAGTATTGAGGATGGCGCATTGACAATAGATATGAATAACCCTACCTGTGGAGATCGTATCCACTTGACTATTCAAGTGGAGGATGGCGTTGTACAAAACGCAAAATTCGATGGTGAAGGATGTTCCATTTCTATGTCTTCTGCATCTATGATGACGCAAGCGATCAAAGGTAAAAATATAGATGAAGCACTTAAGCTTTCCCAAATCTTTTCTGATATGATGCTTGGAAAGGAATATGACGATTCTATTGACCTTGGAGATATCGAGGCTTTAAACGGCGTATCTAAATTTCCAGCACGTATCAAATGTGCAACTCTTGCATGGAAAGCAATGGAAAAAGGCGTTTCAGAAGAAAAGAAATAA
- the yunB gene encoding sporulation protein YunB: MFYRKKKKRFIFFSTQRKLAIFLTCFLLSVAWVFYYINAQLTPTYLQYAEVQTNKIASMVISKAINSRTANVLDVNDIIEEVPSDSKNMVTTKFNTEIINRVLSDTNSLVQSHLEQAEQGNLSSLPYLDDIEYDKQTMEDQGGVVFFVPMGQATNIPLIGNLGPKIPIRFHVIGNVQSNVVPTITEFGINNAYVEISIHIKVNVQIIVPLASKMSVVEQNIPVAMGLVQGQVPHIYTGGDGSAAPSVEVPIPLPED, encoded by the coding sequence TTGTTTTATCGCAAAAAGAAGAAGCGTTTCATATTTTTTAGCACTCAACGCAAATTAGCCATCTTTTTAACATGCTTTCTATTGTCAGTGGCTTGGGTATTCTATTATATAAATGCGCAACTAACTCCCACTTACTTACAATATGCTGAAGTGCAAACGAACAAGATTGCATCTATGGTAATAAGTAAGGCGATTAACTCGCGTACGGCAAATGTTCTAGATGTAAACGATATTATTGAAGAGGTTCCTTCGGATAGCAAAAATATGGTCACAACCAAATTCAATACAGAAATTATTAACCGAGTGCTATCTGATACAAATAGTTTAGTACAATCCCATTTAGAACAGGCTGAACAAGGGAATTTATCAAGTCTTCCTTACTTGGATGATATTGAGTATGATAAGCAAACAATGGAAGACCAAGGTGGAGTCGTATTTTTTGTTCCGATGGGGCAAGCAACGAATATACCTTTGATCGGTAACCTTGGTCCGAAAATACCAATTCGATTCCACGTGATCGGAAACGTTCAGTCAAATGTGGTGCCTACTATTACCGAGTTCGGTATTAATAATGCGTATGTAGAAATTAGTATCCACATTAAGGTGAATGTACAAATCATCGTCCCGCTTGCTAGTAAAATGAGTGTAGTGGAACAGAATATACCAGTAGCCATGGGTCTAGTACAAGGGCAGGTTCCTCACATTTATACAGGTGGGGATGGGTCGGCTGCTCCATCGGTGGAGGTACCTATACCGTTACCGGAAGATTAA
- a CDS encoding SMI1/KNR4 family protein, with the protein MGRYMEFKEAAKEYSFKGISNEKYVGFLKDAPQEYKDFLMEMGFGAVSDGYFMFYSGLIEADEIYDAKENPEIKNILLFGDKFSGDAMGFLTNEEWAIVEIWHEDLYICRRVEANFYEIVRKAFAMEL; encoded by the coding sequence ATGGGAAGATACATGGAATTTAAGGAAGCAGCAAAAGAGTATAGTTTTAAAGGAATTTCCAATGAAAAATATGTAGGCTTTTTAAAAGATGCTCCACAGGAATATAAGGATTTTTTAATGGAAATGGGATTTGGAGCAGTTTCAGATGGCTATTTTATGTTCTATTCTGGGTTAATAGAGGCCGATGAGATTTATGATGCAAAAGAAAATCCTGAAATCAAAAACATATTATTATTTGGAGATAAATTCTCAGGAGATGCAATGGGATTTTTAACAAATGAAGAGTGGGCAATTGTAGAGATTTGGCATGAGGACTTATACATCTGTCGAAGAGTAGAGGCTAATTTTTATGAGATTGTAAGAAAGGCTTTTGCGATGGAGCTTTAA